One Phosphitispora fastidiosa genomic region harbors:
- a CDS encoding NAD(P)/FAD-dependent oxidoreductase, giving the protein MESNEFKKDILEQGAIVQRDRETYAIAPHLPGGITNTATLRKLADIGDKYGCKLVKVTSAQRIALVGLKEEDLENVWAELDIEKGAAIGFCVRSVKICPGIDFCKRAKQDSVGVGLAIDRKYHGMQLPNKFKIGVSGCPNCCAESAVKDIGIVGTSNGFKVMAGGNAGGQPRIADTICEGKSAEEVLEIVDSIITLYQKAARKGQRLSKFIDKVGIDSLTRFIDIPAGEKGKAMEEISQMNS; this is encoded by the coding sequence ATGGAGTCAAATGAATTTAAAAAAGACATCTTGGAGCAGGGTGCTATCGTACAGAGGGACAGGGAGACCTATGCCATAGCTCCGCATTTACCGGGTGGGATTACTAATACGGCCACCTTGAGAAAACTGGCTGATATCGGTGATAAATACGGATGTAAATTGGTAAAGGTTACCTCTGCGCAGCGGATAGCTTTGGTGGGTCTGAAGGAAGAAGATTTAGAAAACGTTTGGGCCGAGCTTGACATTGAGAAGGGTGCGGCAATAGGATTTTGTGTCCGAAGTGTAAAGATTTGCCCTGGGATTGACTTTTGTAAGAGGGCCAAACAGGACTCTGTCGGAGTTGGCTTGGCCATAGACAGGAAATATCATGGTATGCAGCTGCCAAATAAATTTAAAATTGGTGTCAGCGGTTGTCCGAACTGTTGTGCCGAAAGTGCGGTAAAGGATATTGGAATTGTTGGGACGTCCAATGGTTTCAAGGTTATGGCCGGCGGAAATGCAGGCGGGCAGCCGAGAATTGCTGATACAATTTGTGAAGGGAAGAGCGCCGAGGAGGTCTTGGAAATAGTTGACAGTATCATCACCCTGTATCAAAAGGCGGCCCGTAAAGGGCAGCGCCTTAGCAAATTCATCGACAAGGTTGGTATAGACAGCCTGACCAGGTTTATTGACATACCTGCCGGGGAGAAAGGAAAAGCTATGGAGGAAATAAGCCAGATGAACTCTTAA
- a CDS encoding desulfoferrodoxin: MTELHQVYKCGICGNIVAMVHTGKGQLVCCEKPMELKQPNVQDASVEKHVPVVEIAGNRIKVSVGSVLHPMVDKHYIEWIEVIGGDRTERKFLKPGDEPIAEFFLNSDNIEVRAYCNLHGLWKK, translated from the coding sequence ATGACAGAGCTGCATCAGGTTTACAAATGCGGTATATGTGGGAATATAGTTGCGATGGTGCATACCGGAAAAGGGCAGCTAGTGTGTTGTGAGAAGCCGATGGAATTGAAGCAGCCTAATGTTCAGGATGCCAGTGTAGAAAAACATGTACCGGTAGTTGAAATCGCCGGTAACCGAATAAAGGTCAGTGTTGGCAGTGTACTGCACCCGATGGTGGATAAACACTATATTGAATGGATTGAAGTTATCGGGGGTGATAGAACCGAGCGGAAGTTTCTAAAACCGGGAGATGAACCGATAGCTGAGTTTTTTCTGAATTCGGATAATATCGAGGTTAGGGCATACTGCAATTTGCATGGTCTGTGGAAGAAGTAG
- a CDS encoding DUF6951 family protein, producing MAQVEIDAGICGFSTNVQAESQSKYQCKLDIQSQCKHVQKLAEKLDEVNAMDELFKKGKSQVLAAAQETLPHLTCPVPIGILRAVEASTGLALPKDVTVKFK from the coding sequence ATGGCCCAAGTTGAAATTGATGCAGGAATCTGCGGTTTTTCAACAAATGTGCAGGCAGAGAGTCAGTCTAAATACCAGTGTAAACTCGATATCCAAAGTCAATGCAAACACGTGCAAAAGTTGGCGGAAAAGCTGGATGAAGTCAATGCAATGGATGAATTGTTTAAGAAAGGTAAATCCCAGGTCCTGGCCGCAGCTCAGGAGACACTTCCCCATCTCACCTGCCCGGTTCCCATTGGAATATTAAGAGCAGTCGAGGCATCTACCGGACTGGCGCTTCCCAAAGATGTAACTGTGAAATTTAAGTAA
- a CDS encoding 4Fe-4S binding protein yields the protein MAIAKIDLNLCEKCAVCDAMLACPIDAITHHWAEDLVHNGPVEIDTKRCLGCGKCERVCRGKAITMS from the coding sequence ATGGCCATTGCCAAAATCGACCTAAATTTATGTGAGAAGTGTGCAGTATGTGATGCCATGCTGGCATGTCCCATAGATGCTATAACTCATCACTGGGCTGAGGACCTTGTTCACAACGGTCCTGTGGAAATAGATACTAAAAGGTGTCTCGGCTGCGGCAAGTGTGAAAGGGTATGCCGCGGCAAGGCAATTACAATGAGCTAG
- a CDS encoding CAP domain-containing protein translates to MKLKRILSLLVVTMFLSAAFVTPVYAATYNSASFQSVWSLIYKIRASQTPQPAPAPTPAPAPKPEPAPAPAPAPEPAPAPEPAPAPAPGYQMSAFQKRVVELVNIERQKAGLHPLAANTLLMKGATAKSQDMVNNRYFSHTSPTYGSPFAMMKTFGISYRYAGENIASGQTSPESVVRAWMNSPGHKANIMSSKFNKIGVGYAYTTAGSYHHFWTQWFTN, encoded by the coding sequence ATGAAATTGAAAAGAATACTGTCCCTTCTCGTTGTAACCATGTTCCTGTCAGCTGCCTTTGTGACTCCTGTCTATGCGGCTACATACAACTCGGCCTCGTTTCAATCGGTATGGAGTCTAATATACAAAATCAGGGCTTCACAGACTCCACAACCGGCTCCGGCTCCAACTCCTGCACCTGCTCCAAAACCTGAACCGGCACCTGCTCCGGCTCCTGCTCCAGAACCGGCTCCTGCTCCAGAACCGGCTCCTGCTCCTGCACCCGGATACCAAATGAGTGCATTCCAGAAAAGAGTAGTTGAGCTGGTTAACATAGAGCGCCAAAAAGCAGGTTTGCATCCTCTGGCTGCCAACACTCTGCTCATGAAAGGCGCTACGGCAAAATCACAAGACATGGTTAATAACAGGTACTTCAGTCATACATCACCTACGTATGGTTCACCCTTTGCAATGATGAAGACCTTTGGTATCAGTTACCGCTATGCAGGTGAAAACATTGCCTCAGGCCAGACATCACCCGAATCTGTTGTCCGCGCCTGGATGAACAGCCCCGGACATAAGGCAAATATAATGAGTTCCAAATTCAATAAAATCGGTGTCGGCTATGCATACACAACCGCCGGCAGCTACCACCACTTCTGGACCCAGTGGTTCACTAACTAA
- a CDS encoding CAP domain-containing protein — MIIKKLLSLLATTLLLSVTFVSPVFAASIEVPAPNVQSIWNHVQDMINGQDSAPSPATADVPAPQPKPEPQPEPQPVPQPQPKPEPQPEPQQKPVAGQQFSQFQKRVVELVNIERQQEGLQPLSADPLLMKGATAKSQDMVDNGYFSHNSPKYGSPFNMMKTFGISYRYAGENIASGQASPESVVRAWMNSPGHRANIMSSKFNKIGVGYAYTTGGSYHHFWTQWFTS, encoded by the coding sequence ATGATTATTAAAAAATTACTATCTTTACTAGCAACTACCCTGCTACTGTCAGTTACCTTTGTATCTCCGGTTTTTGCGGCCTCAATTGAGGTGCCGGCCCCTAATGTACAGTCTATCTGGAACCATGTTCAGGACATGATTAATGGTCAAGACTCTGCACCTTCTCCAGCCACAGCTGATGTTCCGGCGCCACAGCCAAAACCTGAACCACAGCCGGAGCCGCAACCGGTTCCGCAGCCACAGCCAAAACCCGAACCACAGCCGGAGCCGCAGCAGAAACCAGTCGCCGGACAACAGTTCAGTCAATTTCAGAAAAGAGTGGTCGAACTGGTTAACATTGAACGTCAACAAGAAGGCCTTCAGCCTCTGTCTGCAGACCCGCTCCTGATGAAAGGCGCTACGGCAAAATCACAGGACATGGTTGATAATGGATACTTCAGCCATAATTCGCCGAAATATGGTTCACCGTTTAACATGATGAAAACCTTTGGCATCAGTTATCGTTATGCGGGAGAAAACATTGCCTCAGGCCAAGCATCTCCCGAATCTGTTGTCCGTGCCTGGATGAACAGTCCCGGACACAGGGCAAACATCATGAGTTCCAAATTTAATAAAATCGGTGTCGGCTATGCATATACAACTGGTGGCAGCTATCATCACTTCTGGACCCAGTGGTTTACCAGCTAA
- the glnA gene encoding type I glutamate--ammonia ligase has product MTLTKEDVLLRAKEADVKFIRLQFTDIFGVLKNVAITIEQLEKALDGEIMFDGSSIEGFVRIEESDMYLIPDPNSFAVFPWRPREGSVARLICDVYNYDGTPFEGCPRNTLKRALAEAAEMGFSMNVGPEAEFFLFHTDAEGKPTTITHDKAGYFDLTPVDLGENARRDMVMTLEELGFEIEASHHEVAPGQHEIDFKYDDALDIADKVMTFKFVVRTVAQRHGLHATFMPKPIYGINGSGMHLNMSLFSGENNAFYDPNTPDQLSDVAKYYIGGLIKHAKAMAAITNPTVNSYKRLVPGYEAPVYIAWSSRNRSPLIRIPAKRGVSTRIELRNPDPACNPYLAIAVALKAGLDGIKNKIQPPPPTDKNIYEMTLEERLAEGIENLPASIYEAIQYLSRDEVLKCALGNHAYNRFIEAKMIEWDKYRVQVHPWELDEYLAVY; this is encoded by the coding sequence ATGACGTTAACCAAAGAAGATGTTTTACTAAGGGCAAAAGAAGCTGATGTTAAGTTTATCCGGCTGCAGTTTACAGATATCTTCGGGGTTTTGAAGAATGTAGCCATTACTATTGAGCAGCTTGAAAAGGCTCTTGACGGGGAAATAATGTTTGACGGCTCATCTATAGAAGGTTTTGTGAGGATAGAAGAGTCTGATATGTACCTTATACCTGATCCCAATTCATTTGCAGTTTTCCCGTGGCGGCCCAGGGAGGGCTCGGTGGCCCGCCTGATCTGTGATGTATACAACTACGATGGGACTCCTTTTGAGGGATGTCCGCGAAATACGCTGAAAAGGGCTCTCGCTGAGGCTGCTGAGATGGGCTTCAGTATGAATGTGGGTCCTGAAGCTGAATTTTTCCTCTTCCATACCGATGCTGAGGGTAAACCGACCACAATAACCCATGATAAAGCAGGGTATTTTGACCTTACCCCTGTGGACCTCGGTGAAAATGCCCGCCGGGACATGGTTATGACCCTTGAGGAGCTTGGTTTTGAAATTGAGGCCTCACATCATGAGGTAGCTCCGGGGCAGCATGAGATAGATTTTAAATATGATGATGCCCTGGATATTGCAGACAAAGTTATGACTTTCAAATTCGTGGTGCGTACCGTTGCCCAGCGTCATGGACTTCATGCAACCTTTATGCCGAAACCCATTTATGGTATTAACGGGTCGGGAATGCACCTCAATATGTCACTGTTTTCGGGAGAAAACAATGCGTTTTATGACCCCAACACCCCTGACCAGTTGAGTGATGTGGCTAAATATTATATTGGCGGCCTGATTAAACATGCCAAGGCCATGGCTGCAATTACCAATCCCACCGTAAATTCATATAAACGTCTGGTTCCGGGATATGAAGCTCCGGTATATATTGCCTGGTCATCCCGGAACAGGAGTCCTTTAATCCGCATCCCGGCGAAGCGAGGTGTCAGTACCAGGATTGAACTGAGAAATCCTGACCCGGCGTGTAACCCGTATCTGGCAATAGCTGTTGCGCTGAAAGCGGGTCTTGACGGAATTAAAAACAAAATACAGCCGCCACCGCCGACAGATAAGAATATTTATGAAATGACTCTTGAAGAGAGACTGGCTGAAGGTATTGAAAATCTGCCGGCAAGTATATATGAGGCGATTCAGTATCTGTCCAGGGATGAAGTCCTCAAATGCGCTCTTGGCAATCACGCTTATAACCGTTTTATTGAAGCCAAGATGATTGAGTGGGATAAGTACAGAGTACAGGTCCATCCCTGGGAACTGGATGAATACCTGGCAGTATACTAA
- a CDS encoding class II glutamine amidotransferase codes for MDKVFPRIPSGCAISGIMNKKGQCIPGTDIIKSIALMHDRSNGLGGGFSAYGIYPEYKEHYALHVFYDCLNDRVAAEDFINEHFNVDTSELIHTRKVKSITNPPLIWRYFVQPKKNRLSNSELTEDEYLVRCVMKINSSYKGAYIFSSGKNMGAFKGVGFPEDIGEFYRLEEYKGYIWTAHGRFPTNTPGWWGGAHPFTLLDWSIVHNGEISSYHANARFLEMFGYKCTLQTDTEAITYIFDYLMRKQGLPLEMAIAAVAAPLWKEIDRMDAERRELFRALRTVYSSLLINGPFSIILGTANGMVALNDRIKLRSLVAATKGDFLYVASEESAIREICPEPENIWIPRGGEPVIGMLEGVNTIL; via the coding sequence ATGGATAAAGTTTTTCCCAGAATTCCTTCAGGTTGTGCCATCAGCGGAATCATGAACAAAAAGGGGCAGTGTATTCCGGGGACTGACATAATCAAATCAATAGCCCTGATGCATGACCGTTCCAACGGCCTGGGCGGAGGATTCTCCGCTTACGGGATTTATCCTGAGTACAAGGAACATTATGCCCTGCATGTGTTTTATGACTGCTTGAATGACAGGGTGGCCGCAGAGGATTTTATTAATGAACACTTTAATGTTGATACCAGTGAACTGATTCACACCAGGAAGGTGAAGTCGATAACCAATCCACCTCTGATATGGAGATATTTCGTGCAGCCCAAGAAAAACAGGCTGTCAAACTCAGAACTGACAGAGGACGAATACCTGGTCCGGTGTGTGATGAAGATTAACAGTTCTTACAAAGGCGCGTATATATTCTCCAGCGGCAAAAACATGGGAGCTTTCAAGGGGGTGGGATTTCCGGAGGACATCGGCGAATTCTACCGTCTTGAAGAGTACAAGGGATATATCTGGACTGCTCATGGCCGTTTTCCGACAAATACCCCGGGCTGGTGGGGCGGGGCGCACCCGTTTACCCTGCTGGACTGGTCAATAGTGCATAATGGTGAGATTTCTTCATATCATGCAAATGCCCGCTTTTTGGAGATGTTTGGCTACAAGTGTACCCTGCAGACAGACACGGAAGCCATTACCTATATTTTCGATTACCTGATGAGAAAACAGGGCCTTCCTCTGGAAATGGCTATAGCTGCTGTGGCTGCTCCCTTGTGGAAGGAAATTGACCGCATGGATGCTGAGCGCAGGGAGCTTTTTCGGGCGCTGAGGACTGTTTATAGCAGCCTCCTGATTAACGGCCCCTTTTCAATTATCCTGGGGACCGCCAATGGGATGGTGGCCTTAAATGACAGGATAAAACTGCGTTCCCTGGTTGCCGCGACCAAAGGAGATTTTCTATATGTGGCCAGTGAGGAGTCTGCCATCAGGGAGATTTGCCCTGAACCGGAAAATATCTGGATACCAAGGGGCGGCGAACCTGTTATCGGGATGTTGGAAGGAGTGAACACTATATTATGA
- a CDS encoding glutamate synthase-related protein, with amino-acid sequence MSLDYTTPEFLIERNRDRCINCKVCVNQCANEAHIYDEEENRVISDDVKCVNCHRCVALCPTRALTIRRYPLEYRQNAGWTAHDINSIYKQAASGGILLTGMGTDRNYPIFWDHLLLNASQVTNPSIDPLREPMELKTFLGRKPDSLKIENGRLAEKMPPQLELELPIMFGAMSFGSVSLNVQKSLARAATESGTYFNTGEGGLHSDLYRYGGNAIVQVASGRFGVYSEYLNAGSAVEIKIGQGAKPGIGGHLPGEKVGREVSLTRMIPEGSDAISPAPHHDIYSIEDLGQLIFSLKEATNYQKPVSVKIAAVHNVAAIASGIVRAGADIVTIDGLRGGTGAAPLRTRDNVGIPIELALAAVDTRLREEGIRNRVSLVIAGSVRNSADIVKAVALGADAVYIASAALISLGCHMCQKCYTGKCNWGIATQNPNLVKRLNPDIGAQRAAKLLRAWTLEIKELLGGMGINALESLRGNRLMLRGVGLSEKELQILGVKAAGE; translated from the coding sequence ATGAGCCTTGACTACACAACTCCGGAATTTTTAATAGAACGAAACAGGGACAGGTGTATTAATTGTAAGGTATGTGTTAACCAGTGTGCCAATGAAGCCCATATATATGATGAAGAGGAAAACAGGGTTATCTCTGATGATGTTAAATGTGTCAACTGCCACAGGTGTGTGGCTCTGTGTCCCACCAGGGCCCTTACTATCAGAAGGTATCCCCTGGAATACCGGCAAAACGCCGGATGGACTGCTCATGATATTAACAGTATTTACAAACAGGCTGCTTCAGGAGGAATTCTGCTTACAGGTATGGGTACAGACCGTAATTACCCGATTTTCTGGGATCATCTCCTATTGAATGCCAGCCAGGTTACCAACCCTTCCATTGACCCACTTCGTGAGCCTATGGAATTGAAAACATTCCTGGGCCGTAAACCTGATTCCCTGAAAATAGAGAACGGTCGGCTGGCAGAAAAGATGCCTCCCCAGTTGGAACTGGAATTACCCATCATGTTTGGCGCTATGTCCTTTGGTTCAGTCAGTCTCAATGTGCAGAAGTCATTGGCCAGAGCGGCGACAGAATCAGGGACATATTTTAACACCGGTGAGGGCGGCCTGCACAGTGACCTTTACCGGTACGGCGGGAATGCTATTGTTCAAGTAGCCTCAGGACGTTTTGGCGTATATTCCGAATACCTGAATGCCGGATCTGCCGTGGAAATAAAGATTGGTCAGGGCGCCAAGCCGGGTATCGGCGGTCATCTGCCGGGTGAAAAGGTAGGCCGGGAGGTATCCCTGACCCGGATGATTCCTGAAGGAAGCGACGCCATCTCACCTGCTCCGCATCATGATATTTATTCCATTGAAGATCTGGGCCAGCTGATTTTTTCCCTTAAGGAAGCAACTAATTACCAAAAGCCAGTTTCTGTAAAAATTGCCGCTGTTCATAATGTGGCTGCCATTGCGTCAGGGATTGTCCGTGCGGGCGCTGATATTGTTACAATTGACGGTCTGCGCGGCGGTACAGGGGCTGCCCCTCTGAGGACACGTGACAATGTGGGGATTCCCATAGAGCTGGCTCTGGCGGCTGTGGATACCAGATTGCGCGAGGAAGGGATCAGGAACAGGGTATCTCTGGTAATAGCAGGCAGTGTCCGGAACAGCGCTGATATTGTGAAGGCTGTGGCTCTTGGAGCAGATGCAGTATATATTGCTTCAGCAGCCCTGATTTCCCTGGGCTGCCACATGTGCCAGAAGTGCTATACCGGAAAGTGCAACTGGGGTATTGCGACCCAGAATCCCAATTTGGTGAAGCGGCTTAACCCTGACATAGGAGCACAGCGTGCTGCCAAACTGCTCAGGGCCTGGACGCTTGAAATCAAGGAACTGCTTGGTGGCATGGGCATAAATGCCCTGGAGAGCCTCAGGGGGAACAGGCTGATGCTGCGGGGTGTGGGCCTTTCTGAAAAGGAACTGCAAATACTTGGCGTCAAAGCAGCCGGAGAGTAG
- a CDS encoding 4Fe-4S dicluster domain-containing protein, producing MKRVYAKEDVCAGCKLCEVYCTAAHSQYPNDIVKAFKKGVPPLSRVIVEENRPVSFALQCRHCAEAPCTKACITGAMYRDPETGIVTNDEDRCVGCWTCVLACPFGAIRRDESGKKVASKCDLCSRGDGVPACVANCPNEALVFEERE from the coding sequence ATGAAGAGAGTTTATGCCAAAGAAGATGTCTGTGCCGGATGCAAACTTTGTGAAGTATACTGTACAGCTGCTCACTCCCAATACCCGAATGATATTGTAAAGGCCTTCAAAAAAGGAGTTCCGCCATTATCCAGGGTTATTGTAGAAGAGAACCGACCGGTTTCTTTTGCCCTGCAGTGCCGCCACTGTGCTGAGGCCCCCTGTACTAAGGCGTGTATCACCGGCGCCATGTATAGGGATCCGGAAACGGGAATCGTCACCAATGACGAAGACCGCTGTGTTGGCTGCTGGACCTGTGTCCTGGCCTGCCCTTTCGGGGCGATTCGGAGAGACGAATCAGGTAAAAAGGTGGCTTCTAAATGTGATTTGTGCAGCAGGGGTGATGGGGTCCCCGCCTGTGTGGCCAACTGCCCCAATGAAGCCCTGGTGTTTGAAGAGAGGGAATAA
- a CDS encoding NAD(P)/FAD-dependent oxidoreductase, protein MDYVIIGNSAAAVGAVEGIRQVDREGRITVISDEPYHTYSRPLISYWLAGKVAEDKMMFRKENFYEINNVNSMLGSRVRRIDFEDRKVELEDGTVVPYKRLLVAAGGKPVIPPVDGLDKEGVFTFIKLNDVKEIKHAAAAGKKKAVVIGAGLIGLKAAEALNRLGIDVTVVELANRILPAILDEESAQMVQGYLEGTGIKFILNNSVSKVIGDAEVTGVTLRDETVVKCDMLVVAIGVRPNTGLVEGRVSVNRGILVNEKMETSLDGVYAAGDVSEGFDISSGANRVLPLLPNAYLQGEAAGRNMAGVETIFNGGLAMNAIGFGDLPMLTAGIVKPDSEEFEILVNADPETCSYRKIILKDNKIVGYILLNKVDRAGILTGLIKEKTDITPFKERLMSPGFGYVDFPEADRKARLSGGAVQ, encoded by the coding sequence ATGGACTATGTTATTATAGGTAACTCCGCTGCTGCCGTCGGCGCTGTTGAGGGAATCAGGCAGGTTGACCGGGAGGGCCGGATTACCGTGATTTCGGATGAGCCTTACCATACTTATTCCAGGCCTCTGATTTCATATTGGCTGGCCGGAAAAGTTGCTGAAGATAAAATGATGTTCCGGAAAGAGAATTTCTATGAAATCAACAATGTTAATTCAATGCTGGGCAGCAGGGTCCGCAGGATTGATTTTGAGGACCGGAAGGTAGAACTGGAAGACGGGACCGTTGTTCCTTATAAACGCCTGCTTGTAGCTGCAGGCGGGAAGCCGGTTATCCCACCTGTGGACGGCCTGGACAAAGAGGGAGTTTTTACTTTTATAAAGCTTAATGATGTTAAAGAAATCAAGCATGCGGCTGCTGCCGGTAAGAAGAAAGCCGTGGTTATCGGCGCCGGACTGATAGGCCTGAAAGCAGCTGAAGCCTTGAACAGGCTTGGTATTGACGTTACTGTTGTGGAACTTGCCAACCGTATCCTGCCGGCCATACTTGATGAGGAGTCAGCACAGATGGTTCAGGGATACCTGGAAGGAACGGGAATCAAATTTATTCTTAATAATAGTGTTTCAAAAGTAATCGGTGATGCTGAAGTGACCGGAGTCACCCTCAGAGATGAAACCGTCGTCAAGTGTGATATGCTGGTTGTCGCCATTGGGGTAAGGCCTAATACCGGTCTGGTTGAAGGACGGGTCAGTGTTAACCGGGGTATCCTGGTCAATGAAAAAATGGAAACCAGCCTGGACGGTGTATATGCTGCCGGTGATGTTTCCGAGGGCTTTGATATCAGTTCCGGCGCTAACAGGGTACTGCCGCTGCTGCCTAATGCATATCTTCAGGGAGAGGCGGCAGGCCGCAACATGGCTGGGGTTGAAACCATATTTAATGGCGGGCTGGCAATGAATGCGATTGGTTTTGGGGACCTCCCGATGCTTACTGCTGGAATTGTAAAGCCTGATTCAGAGGAATTTGAGATCCTGGTCAATGCTGATCCTGAGACTTGTTCTTACCGGAAGATTATTTTGAAGGATAATAAGATTGTAGGCTATATTCTGCTCAATAAAGTAGACCGTGCCGGGATACTTACAGGTTTAATCAAAGAAAAGACAGATATTACACCATTTAAGGAGCGGCTTATGAGTCCCGGATTCGGATATGTTGATTTTCCCGAGGCGGATAGAAAAGCCAGGTTGAGCGGGGGGGCGGTACAATGA
- a CDS encoding CopG family ribbon-helix-helix protein, protein MAEVKRIMISLPDNLLREVDGIVAAEKLNRSEFIREAMKLYIQERKRRTIREQMKKGYIEMAKINLALAGENFALEHEVSKLYSGRLSGDE, encoded by the coding sequence GTGGCGGAAGTTAAGAGGATAATGATCAGCCTCCCGGACAATCTATTGCGCGAAGTTGACGGAATTGTTGCTGCGGAAAAACTCAACAGGAGCGAGTTTATCCGTGAGGCAATGAAACTCTACATTCAGGAGAGAAAAAGGAGAACTATAAGGGAACAGATGAAAAAGGGATATATTGAGATGGCTAAAATTAACTTGGCCCTGGCCGGGGAGAACTTTGCCCTGGAACACGAAGTCAGTAAACTATACAGTGGGCGCTTGTCGGGGGATGAATAA
- a CDS encoding type II toxin-antitoxin system PemK/MazF family toxin, which produces MQIRRGEIYFADLSPVVGSEQGGTRPVLVLQNDIGNQYSPTTIVAAITSQISKAKLPTHVEVTAKSSGLEKDSVILLEQIRTIDKSRLKEKVTTLNEEIMEKIAQAMEISLGLIEI; this is translated from the coding sequence ATGCAGATTCGACGCGGAGAAATTTATTTTGCCGATCTGAGCCCCGTTGTTGGCTCAGAACAGGGTGGGACAAGACCCGTGCTGGTTTTGCAGAATGATATCGGTAACCAGTACAGTCCGACAACCATTGTGGCAGCAATCACCTCACAAATTAGTAAAGCGAAGCTACCGACACATGTGGAGGTTACTGCGAAGAGCAGCGGCCTGGAAAAGGACTCGGTAATTCTTCTTGAGCAAATTCGCACAATCGATAAGAGCCGATTAAAGGAAAAAGTAACCACACTTAATGAAGAGATAATGGAAAAAATTGCCCAGGCGATGGAGATTTCTCTGGGATTAATTGAAATATAA
- a CDS encoding RNA polymerase sigma factor, whose product MSVIVLNELIQEYGPMVSSISRRMLRDEELAKDAAQEVWLQVIKSLPGFRAESGVSTWIYTIARRVVSKHAHNERIYSIRFLRDYFHQGDVEAPFYEEYDKRLWIKEMCDKCLTGVLHCLDNESRLIFLFRDVARLSYDDIAAIFSQDKSAVRQTVSRCRKKLRNFLNYECMLFNPSGKCRCRMKNLVADVNLAGEYEKLRRLVGRVNLFLESEKILPAKNYWETFLSTDEHH is encoded by the coding sequence ATGTCAGTGATTGTTCTTAATGAACTGATTCAGGAATATGGACCGATGGTTTCTTCTATCAGCCGGAGAATGCTTCGGGATGAGGAACTGGCAAAGGATGCGGCCCAGGAGGTCTGGCTGCAGGTAATCAAAAGCCTGCCCGGCTTTCGAGCCGAGTCCGGGGTATCAACATGGATTTATACCATTGCCCGCCGTGTGGTTTCTAAGCATGCCCATAATGAAAGAATTTACTCAATCCGCTTTTTGAGAGATTATTTTCACCAGGGAGATGTTGAAGCCCCTTTTTACGAGGAGTATGATAAAAGACTCTGGATTAAGGAAATGTGTGACAAATGTCTCACAGGAGTTTTGCATTGTCTCGACAATGAATCAAGATTAATTTTTCTCTTCCGGGATGTTGCCAGGTTATCATATGACGATATTGCCGCGATTTTCTCCCAGGATAAAAGCGCTGTCAGGCAGACTGTTTCCCGGTGCCGGAAGAAATTGCGAAATTTTTTAAACTATGAGTGCATGTTATTTAATCCCTCAGGTAAGTGCAGGTGCCGCATGAAAAACCTGGTGGCAGATGTTAACCTGGCAGGAGAGTATGAAAAATTAAGGAGACTTGTAGGAAGGGTCAACCTCTTCCTGGAATCAGAAAAAATTCTGCCTGCCAAAAACTACTGGGAAACGTTTCTGTCGACGGATGAGCACCATTAA
- a CDS encoding YkvA family protein — MGIIIPFPNNRNIRKIEDGEETAILSGKHKQVLQDKLEEKTRYVSEQDIKTIERLTYHKLKKIRSRKLFVKKMRERVKLLYEMLFDEEIKLTKTARKTVAAGLLYFVSQKDLLADDIPGLGYLDDAYIIRLVCEKAGSEIQNYLAIKGKDERLYI, encoded by the coding sequence ATGGGCATTATCATTCCATTTCCCAATAACCGGAATATCCGGAAAATAGAAGACGGCGAAGAAACAGCAATACTGAGCGGAAAACATAAACAAGTACTCCAGGACAAACTTGAGGAAAAGACCAGATATGTTTCCGAACAGGATATCAAAACCATCGAAAGACTGACATACCATAAACTTAAGAAAATCCGCAGCCGGAAACTGTTTGTAAAAAAGATGCGGGAAAGAGTCAAGCTGCTCTATGAGATGTTATTTGACGAGGAAATTAAATTGACCAAAACAGCCAGGAAAACGGTGGCTGCAGGATTACTTTATTTTGTTTCCCAAAAAGATCTTCTGGCAGATGATATTCCCGGTCTGGGTTATCTGGATGATGCCTATATAATCAGGCTGGTATGTGAAAAAGCCGGTTCCGAGATCCAGAATTACCTTGCCATTAAGGGAAAAGATGAAAGATTGTATATCTAG